The sequence TAGGTACTATACAACATATAGAAGGAAGTCTAGGCTACAAGTAGACATAACCCTCCTACACTGAGTCATCAGTCCTCAGTAATCCCCTTTATTTGCATAAACTAACAGACAAATTACATTGCCTTGAGTTTAGGAAGGCAAATGCTCTTATCTACGTACTCCTAGGAGCAGTGGGATTGCAATACAGGCCAAGCAATTCTTATGCTGTCCTTAGCATAAGGCTTTTGTCCTAGGAAAATAAGTGAGCGTCAAGGTCCATATCATTACTCCACAGCTTCATCAATTGTTGATTCAGGGCTACTGCTATAATTAGCAGTGGGTTATTGATGCTTGTGACTACAAGTGTGCATAGACATGGACAGACtgctcatttttaaagcttcagtCATTTGTAGCCTGAGCTGTAGCAGACTATTTTTTAAGTGGCATAAGGAGAGCAGACCTGCAAGATATTTATCAATAGCAAGGAGGGAAGGTTAAGTTGTACTGTAAAAAGAGTGGAGAGTGATGCTTCAGATTTTCCATTATCTTTATTGCCaacagaattatatttaaaatgccaaggtccaaaaaaatgttgtgtaataaatacttcactttaggctgtaataaataaaaaaattattaacaaGGAATGCACTTTGCCAGCCACAAGTGTGGgtagtttttgaaaaataagggggtgaaaaaaaagtatggcCATAGTTCACAGTCAAGCAGCTAGAAGCTGCTTGTTGCTTGTAACAGCTATTCCACAGCAATGGAGCtcacccttccctccctttccagATGCATATTCACAGTTTAACTCCATCAGAAATGCTCTCTTACACAGGAGCAAGTAGTCACACTCTGCTCAGAATTCATGTCAAAAGTATCTttaacacacacaaagcaaggaaaactATGGTCCGAAGAACTCCTTGTCACACCATTTTAGTCCAACAGTAGATTTAGGCTTCTGTCTAACAGAAGTGTGCCCAGCACACTATGACAGTCAAGTTTTTCGTACCACCACACATCCATCATCAACATACTAGTTGCTCCACTATCCCCACTGTAAGTTTCACAGTGAACAAGAATGTCCATTTGGTTTAAGAGTCAGTCCCTTCAGTTACATCGCTGCAGCAGCATGTTCAGAGCATATTCCATTCTGTGTTTTAGTTCCAGCGAGCATCCAGAAACCAGAAGAGTTGTCAGGCGAAACGTTGTGGATATCCTGTCTTCATTGATGTAGGTAAGGAGATACTCCTCACTCTGATTGCAAATGATGATTTTCGTGTGATCATGATAGAAGTTCACCTGCAAAAGAGAAGAGCTCCTGTTTGTATAAATTCTCATCTCAGTGACTGCCACTTATCCAATTTTGCAGTCAAGGATTGTAGAAGCATTGTGTCAGGTGATGCAACAAGACTTACTTGAAATGTGCCATCATTGAAGAGCATCATCAACGCTTTGTCAGATTTAAGCCACTGTAAGAGGTAAAGCCTGGGCCTGCGTACATCTGTTAGGCTGGGCAGATCACCTCCCTAGGGAAGGGAACAGACATCATGTTAAGAACTCACAGTTCGTTTAGCTGAAGGTTCACTTCTGCAACTCAACATCCAGAAAGTGCTGAACTTACATCCATGAGGTTCTCTTCCATGTAGTGAGAGAAATACTTCAGTACAGTTACTTGGCTAATGAACTGCTCGGGAGCCTCTGCAGCTGAGAAGATGGAGCATTGGCCTAGCTCAGCATAGTAGTGGACTGTCCtgtaagaggagaaaaataaggatGTCAGATGTAAGATAAAAGCATCTCAAGTTTAAATTGCCCAAGTGAGTGGTCTGTTTTGTAATTATTCTTACTTTTTATCTGGCAGAAGGCTCATATGTGCCCCATTGTTGAAAAGGACACCAACAGTGTGATCTGACAGCTGGTAGCCAAAGCCATATTTGTTAGAATAGTCCACCCATTTTGTAACCCACTGGAAGGATGCCGTCAGCTGTTCTTTGGGAATGCTATCTGCTTCTGGCATGTTCTCCAGACATCCACGCAAAACCCTTGCGACTGTATCCGCAACACTTCCCATAGTACTGTCTTCCAGGCCTACAAGAGGAGAATTATTAGACTGATATAACCACACAGAGAAAGCTTTAATTCTAAACCTCTAAGTTATCTGGACTGTAATTAACAAGTTCAGTCTTTATGGCTTTCCAGTTTTAATTAtctcaaaatattaaaagtattaaaatattaaaaatattatacataatatgtaaagcactgaaaatagGGGGTGGGAAGCAGCTGTTTGTTCCAGACTTCTAAGTCTAGAGACACGAAGAAAGTAAGAGTGGGATTTAGAATCAGAGATTACATTTCACTGCACTTACATTCACTGCTACTGCTGCAGCTTCCCAAGGTTCCTCTGACTATCATCCGAATAGAGTCTCCAACCTGCTTAGTTTCTGGTAACGCTCCTGGCTTGGCTACTGTTGTGATAAGAGGCTGGATCTCCTAGAAGAGATGTCAGACATGTAAACGTAAAACATAACACAAGCCAAGGCTAACACACAAGTTTTCACACAGCTTTCCAGTCTATCAACAAATGATAAGTTCTAGGAAGACTGGTATTAATGTTTCAAGAAAGTACAAAGAACTACTATTAGACTGAGCTTAAAGAAGCATGCCAAGTCCTTCCATTCTTCAGATCTTCAATTTTAATCTTAAACACTATTAATCTTTTGCTAGTGCACGAGAGCAGAAGACAGCTGGATGCAGGCCTTAACACCAAAATTTTAAGAGTTAGACCTCAGTGTCCTACCCTTTAAGAAGCAATAGTATTCAACCATAAACTGAAGCCCTGAATTTGGAATATTGGGAAAGAGCACCTGGCAGACTAGTTTCCACATAGACAATGGGTGCTAGGCAGATACTGTAATTactcaaaagacaaaaatgataGTCTCCCTACAAATGTTACCATAGTTTGGTGAAGCTCGGATAAGCCTTCTTAAAGCAATTCTCCTAATCATTTAAGCTTGACTATGCTGTGTACAGTCTCAGCTGTGATATCCAAGTCAAATATAACTTAATTATAGCTACTCCACCCAACTGTTATTGGATCTGAATTGAACCACACTTTACCTCATCTGTTCTGTgtttgtggggctgctgggttattgatgttttcttcaaatCATGCCTGAGCTTGTaaatttcttcatcttctttagCTAGTCTATCTgtaacacaggaaaacagaacaaaaaaaccttAATGCTGCATCTAGAAGTGTTGTTCAATATCCTGCATTACAGAAAACCTAACAAATTAGCTGCAGAGTGCATTGTCTCCTTCCAGCAAGTACTTTTAAACCCGCCATAGTCTCCCAGAACAGCAGTGCCATTATACGCAGATCACTAAGAGAGCAAACTTAAATAGACTGGCTAACAGATGGCCCATATAGATTGTCAGTATGCCAGAAGAAGCATTTACTTATGTAAGTTGGTGTAGGTTGCAGGCTGCCATCAATACCTATTGATAAAGAGGTCAAACCTAATCCAAGGAAGCTCAGAGGCAAGTACAGGGGCTCCCTTGTTATCTCATAGCTGTATGTTACAAGCACGACATTGAAGCACTGATGACAGAGAGGTAAGTTCCAAGCATAATTTTAATCCACTTACTGTGTGTGTCAAAGTATCTAGCTTTATCCTTTTTACCACcaaagagagcagcagctgcttttttgaagaaatttttaGCAGGACTTGACAAATGGAAGTCAGGAACGGTGTGACAACAGCTAGCAGAAAGTCTGTCAGGTGTAAAGCCCTGTGGAAATGAGattcaaaaagcaattttaagacCACAGGGTGCCTATTTAAGGGTGGATAGTTTTCAGCCAAAACAGTAGACAATACCAACCTGTACAAAAAAATCATGTCGAATTATTTCATCTAAACTGGGCCGGTCTTCAGGATTCTTTGACAACATACTAGCTATTAGGTGTTTTGCAGGTGCCAAGAGAGATGAAGGCAGACTGTATCTTGCTTCCCTTATACATCTGTATGTCTCTTTAAGATTTGTGGTCTCAAATGGGGGTCTTCCCAACAGCATTGTATAcctgttgaaaaacaaaatgaaagtattGTATACATGtttaaaagtaaaaggaaaCTAACTTTACATGTTTTATACATCCACAATATATATCTGCAactactgaaaatgtttgtctccttttcacaagaaggaaaaattgaaTTTCTGCACTTTGGTTTGGCATATGTAAAGGGCTGGAAACCAGTGCAGTCCCACATCCATTCCCTTTGAACTCTTAAAAGCCTAagccagaaacagaaatattttgtttcaaaggcaACAAAGTACTTACATTACACAGCCTAAGGCCCAGATGTCAGATTCACAGCCATGACCTTGTTTGTTGAGGACTTCTGGAGAGAGGTAATTTGGTGTGCCACATATTGTTCTGCAAATCAAAGAGGCCACAGAACCTGTTAGTATTCCAGAtagaaaagggagagaagctATTTTTCATAGGGCAGGTTTTACTCTCATGTTTGGGCAAGAGCTTGGAGGCCCTTGAAGAAGAATTCTATGAATGCTAATAGTGTAGACATGTTTCATGGTGTCTTCATGATACAGGAAAAGCAGACTCATATCTGCACTATTAGTCAGATACCCTGCCTCTGGCATTTGCTATTATTCAAATGctcaaaggaaagcaaacatcaaAACACAGCAGCCTGTTTTCTAAGAGGGGAAATCTCGATGCCAAAAGAAACTAGTTTTTGCTATGGAACAGgatctctctctttcctgagTGAATTTGGATTCATTTGCTACtaggctttcctttttttttttctccttaaaaaaaataaatgctcatacctcctcctgtgctccagtggTTCCAGACGAGCTGCCAAGCCAAAGTCACCCAGTTTCAGTTCCATGTTCTCATTAATGAAGAAGTTACCtagcagaaagagaaattccAGTCAGTCCTTTTCTTGCTAGGTAGGAATGCACTTGCCACAGGTGCTGAGTCATACTTTGTTCAAAGCCAGAAGCtagccaagatttttttttttaatatgaatacTGAATGTCATCCCTTAAGCACTCCAAGTTTCCACTATAAAGACAGACTAAGCTGATTCTATTAATTAAGCTATCAGCACACAGGTGTAAAGTGGTACAGGGCTGACAGGACTGAAGTGGTGTTTGGAAGTAAGCAAGGAGCACAACTTACCTAGTTTAAGATCCCTGTGCAAGATTTCCTGTTCATGAAGATACTTTAGCCCTGACACAATTTGCCTGAGGTAGTATCGCACTTCTGGTTCTGTCAATACCTTCCTCGCTTTTAAGATGTGAGCCATGGACTGCAGAggaaatacaaaggaaaaacaaagtgtCACTGAACATTCGCACATAGGATTAATCTTAAGCAGAGGTAAATTAATACACAGGTAAATGGCAACTAAAGAAGccatgaaaaataccttttacacattacatatttaaattaGTTGCAGATTCCAGGCAAGTAAATACTGGATTTCTCCCAGTTGATGCTCACCCTTCTACTGCAGTACTCCAGAAGAATGTAAATATTCTCTTTGTCTTCAAAGTAGTGGTAAAACTGCACAACATGTCTATGATTAAGCATTCTGTGCAGCTCAATCTCTTTATCAATCTGGAGAGACAAGAGGGGGAAGAAGCATTGTTAACCTTGTGACCACTAGCTTGAGCTGAGCAGACAGCTCTATCACaaccatttcagaaaaagatggTTGGGCAATCCAGCGCATACAcagtttcagaggaaaaaaaaaaaagtaattcatgCACACACACCTTTTCCCTTTGATGAGGTTTTGCTACTCTGCTGTGAGGAATGATTTTTGCAGCATAAACTTTATTTGTTGTCAAATCTGTCATCTCATAACACTTTGCGAATCCACCCTGAAGagacacacaagaaaaaaaggcaattacAGCAGGTACGAAAGAAGCCCCACACTTAGTCATTCACCAGCTCACGTATTAGTCAAGGAGAGCGACTTCCTTCGCACGGGACAATTTGGTAAAAAGACAGGCTGCGCGTTCATCGGCTGCCCGAGGGTTTGTGTCGCTCCCCCCAAATCCAAATCGCTTCCGCGGACTCGGCGGGGCCGGGATGAGCCGGGGAACAGGATGGGTGCTGGAACCGAGGGGGAGGCCGGGGCGAACCTGGGGCGCTGTGGGGTCCGAGGGGTGCACCCCGCgggcagagcagcccctttTGGCCGGGGCGGGCATGGTCCATTACCTTTCCGAGCACCTTCCCGCGGCAGTAGCGCTTCCCCGTCGTGGGGTCGGTAATAATCCGGGAAACCTCCGCGGCGGGGTgcgggtgctggtggggctgctcCTCAGCCTTTTTCCTCCGTGactcgccgccgccgcccctgcCCATCGCCGCCTCGCAGCCCTTGGAGGCTCCGCCACCGCCTCCCGGCGGGTAGGCGATGGTCcgcagcagctccatcaccgcACCGCGCAGCCCCTCGCCTCGCCGGCTCCGTGCTGCCCGCTCCGAACCCTTCCCCACCCCGCTCCCGACCCGCTCCCGACTCCGGGCAGCCGCCCGGTTCGCCCCTTATATCCCGGGCGGCCGCCCCGCCTCGCCGCTCCGCCCCGGACCCCGCTCCGCCCCCGACGAGACCGCCCGGATCGgcccccggcggcggggacAGGCGGGGAACGGCGACGGAGCcgccctctcccctcccctccccttctctgctttcctctctcctcctctcccctcctctcctgcccggcccggcccgcgggAGGCGgccgtccgtccgtccgtccgttCTCGCggctgcagaggaggaaggcagggaggtgtatacatgtatatatatttttcttccccacccgTGCCTAAGCAGCGCCGCCGCAGCACGGAGCCCGGCACGATGCTGAGACCCAAGCTCGCATTCCGCTTGCCCGCTCCCCGGTCCCCCCGTTGCACGGGCAGCCCTCTCCACGACGCCCCCGGGCGATCGGAGCTGTCTGACTGCTCGGGACAGCGACAGCCTGCTCTAACGTTTTGTTTTGGAGGACAAATTAGTCTTCAAACATCACAAATGCACCTCTAAAGGCAGTGGTGGCTTTGCCATACGGGGCAGCCCGTGATTGTTATGATGCACCAGTAAATATCTACCCCGTTCCTTTTGCATT comes from Cygnus atratus isolate AKBS03 ecotype Queensland, Australia chromosome Z, CAtr_DNAZoo_HiC_assembly, whole genome shotgun sequence and encodes:
- the PLK2 gene encoding serine/threonine-protein kinase PLK2, with protein sequence MELLRTIAYPPGGGGGASKGCEAAMGRGGGGESRRKKAEEQPHQHPHPAAEVSRIITDPTTGKRYCRGKVLGKGGFAKCYEMTDLTTNKVYAAKIIPHSRVAKPHQREKIDKEIELHRMLNHRHVVQFYHYFEDKENIYILLEYCSRRSMAHILKARKVLTEPEVRYYLRQIVSGLKYLHEQEILHRDLKLGNFFINENMELKLGDFGLAARLEPLEHRRRTICGTPNYLSPEVLNKQGHGCESDIWALGCVMYTMLLGRPPFETTNLKETYRCIREARYSLPSSLLAPAKHLIASMLSKNPEDRPSLDEIIRHDFFVQGFTPDRLSASCCHTVPDFHLSSPAKNFFKKAAAALFGGKKDKARYFDTHNRLAKEDEEIYKLRHDLKKTSITQQPHKHRTDEEIQPLITTVAKPGALPETKQVGDSIRMIVRGTLGSCSSSSECLEDSTMGSVADTVARVLRGCLENMPEADSIPKEQLTASFQWVTKWVDYSNKYGFGYQLSDHTVGVLFNNGAHMSLLPDKKTVHYYAELGQCSIFSAAEAPEQFISQVTVLKYFSHYMEENLMDGGDLPSLTDVRRPRLYLLQWLKSDKALMMLFNDGTFQVNFYHDHTKIIICNQSEEYLLTYINEDRISTTFRLTTLLVSGCSLELKHRMEYALNMLLQRCN